The Blautia hydrogenotrophica DSM 10507 genome window below encodes:
- a CDS encoding acyl-CoA carboxylase subunit beta has translation MSNTTTSLASTRIDSVLDANSFVEIGASITARSTDFNLTGIQTPSDGVITGYGVIDGNLVYVYSQDVSVLNGTIGEMHAKKIANLYDLAMKTGAPVIGLLDCAGLRLQEATDALNAFGEIYRKQALASGVIPQITGIFGICGGGLAIFPALTDFTFMADKGARLFVNSPNAIEDNYEEKCDTSSALYQSEETGLVDGVGSEEEILQKIRTLVTMLPSNNEDDASYEECTDDLNRVCSELVNCVGDTAIALSQISDNHIFFEIKENYAQEMVTGFIKLNGMTIGAVANRSEVYDQEGNKTAQFDGSLTSKGCRKAAEFIEFCDAFSIPVLTLTNASGYSAGKCSEKTIAKSVAKLTYAFAQATVPKVNVIVGKAFGSAYVTMNSKALGADMVYAWKDAQIGMMDANLAAKIMYADSDMAVIREKASEYAKLQDSVQSAAARGYVDTIIEPQDTRKYVIGAFEMLFTKREDRPAKKHGTV, from the coding sequence ATGAGCAACACAACAACCAGCTTAGCAAGTACGAGAATTGATTCCGTGCTTGACGCGAACAGTTTTGTTGAGATCGGTGCGAGTATCACTGCCAGAAGCACAGATTTTAACTTGACTGGAATCCAGACACCATCCGATGGAGTCATCACCGGCTATGGTGTTATTGATGGCAATCTTGTGTATGTGTACAGCCAGGATGTGTCCGTGTTAAACGGTACCATTGGTGAGATGCATGCCAAAAAGATTGCCAATTTGTATGATTTGGCAATGAAAACCGGGGCACCGGTGATCGGGCTGCTGGATTGTGCCGGGCTTCGGCTTCAGGAAGCGACAGATGCTCTGAACGCTTTCGGTGAGATCTACAGAAAGCAGGCACTGGCATCCGGTGTGATTCCGCAGATTACGGGGATTTTTGGAATCTGTGGTGGTGGTTTGGCCATCTTCCCAGCATTGACAGATTTTACTTTTATGGCTGACAAAGGGGCTAGACTGTTTGTCAATTCTCCCAATGCGATTGAGGACAACTATGAGGAAAAATGCGATACCAGCAGCGCTTTGTATCAAAGCGAGGAGACTGGTCTGGTGGATGGTGTCGGAAGTGAGGAAGAGATCTTGCAGAAGATTCGGACACTGGTGACAATGCTACCTTCAAATAATGAAGATGACGCCTCTTACGAGGAGTGTACAGACGATTTGAACCGTGTCTGCTCAGAGCTTGTGAACTGTGTGGGAGATACGGCGATAGCGCTGTCTCAGATCTCAGACAATCACATCTTTTTTGAGATAAAAGAAAACTATGCCCAAGAGATGGTAACGGGTTTTATTAAGCTGAATGGCATGACTATAGGTGCAGTGGCTAACCGCAGCGAAGTGTATGACCAGGAGGGAAATAAGACTGCTCAGTTTGACGGCAGTCTGACTTCTAAGGGATGCCGAAAGGCAGCAGAATTTATAGAGTTCTGTGATGCGTTTTCGATTCCTGTCCTGACTTTGACCAATGCCTCAGGATATTCTGCCGGCAAATGCTCTGAGAAGACCATCGCAAAATCTGTGGCAAAGTTGACTTATGCCTTTGCGCAGGCCACAGTTCCCAAAGTGAATGTGATTGTAGGCAAAGCCTTTGGAAGCGCGTATGTAACGATGAACAGTAAAGCTTTGGGGGCGGATATGGTCTATGCGTGGAAGGATGCCCAGATCGGCATGATGGACGCCAATCTGGCAGCTAAGATTATGTATGCAGACTCAGATATGGCTGTGATACGCGAGAAAGCTTCTGAGTATGCAAAGTTGCAGGACAGTGTACAGTCTGCGGCGGCGAGAGGATACGTGGACACGATTATCGAGCCTCAGGATACCAGAAAATATGTAATCGGTGCTTTTGAGATGCTGTTCACAAAAAGAGAAGACCGTCCGGCGAAGAAGCATGGAACAGTCTAA
- a CDS encoding branched-chain amino acid aminotransferase, translating into MEKKNIDWGSLGFAYMPTDKRYVSNYKDGKWDDGALIDDPVVHINESAGVLQYAQTVFEGLKAYTTEDGHIVAFRPDMNAERLEASALRLQIPPFPKDRFMEAVKEVVAANEAYVPPYGSGASLYLRPFIFGSDPVLGVAPAKEYQFRILCTPVGPYFKGGAKPITIRVCDFDRAAPHGTGHIKAGLNYAMSLYAITDAHNQGYDENMYLDSATRTKVEETGGANFLFVTKDNKVVTPKSDTILPSITRRSLVYVAKEYLGLEVEEREVLFEEVKDFAECGLCGTAAVISPVGKIVDHGKEICMPSGMSEMGPVLKKLYETLTGIQQGKIKAPEGWIQVIK; encoded by the coding sequence ATGGAGAAAAAGAACATCGATTGGGGTAGTCTAGGGTTTGCTTATATGCCTACAGACAAACGCTATGTCTCAAACTACAAAGACGGCAAATGGGATGATGGTGCATTGATTGATGATCCTGTAGTACATATTAACGAGAGTGCGGGAGTTCTTCAGTATGCACAGACTGTTTTCGAGGGGTTAAAGGCTTATACTACAGAAGATGGCCATATTGTAGCTTTCCGTCCCGATATGAATGCAGAGCGTTTGGAAGCATCCGCTCTCAGATTGCAGATTCCGCCATTTCCAAAGGATCGTTTCATGGAAGCTGTGAAGGAGGTTGTAGCTGCCAATGAGGCATATGTTCCGCCTTATGGCTCAGGAGCTTCCCTGTATCTGAGACCATTTATATTTGGAAGTGATCCGGTACTCGGTGTAGCGCCGGCAAAAGAATATCAGTTCCGTATTTTGTGTACTCCTGTTGGACCATATTTCAAAGGCGGTGCAAAGCCGATTACCATTCGTGTTTGCGACTTTGACCGTGCGGCTCCTCATGGAACTGGTCATATCAAAGCAGGTCTGAACTATGCAATGAGTTTATATGCAATTACAGATGCTCATAATCAAGGCTATGATGAGAATATGTATCTGGATTCTGCCACCAGAACAAAGGTGGAAGAGACCGGTGGTGCGAACTTCCTGTTTGTGACAAAAGACAATAAGGTAGTGACACCGAAGTCCGATACGATTCTGCCTTCCATTACCCGCCGTTCTTTAGTTTATGTAGCAAAAGAATACTTGGGTCTGGAAGTAGAGGAACGTGAAGTATTATTCGAGGAAGTAAAAGATTTTGCTGAGTGTGGTCTGTGTGGTACAGCAGCAGTAATCTCTCCAGTTGGCAAGATTGTCGATCATGGAAAAGAGATTTGCATGCCGAGCGGCATGAGTGAGATGGGACCTGTTCTGAAGAAGTTGTATGAGACCTTGACCGGTATTCAGCAGGGTAAGATTAAAGCTCCAGAAGGATGGATTCAAGTTATTAAATAA
- a CDS encoding branched-chain amino acid transport system II carrier protein, with protein sequence MHFFAVTLLLTIRQSKVIDIIGKILTPLLVISLIVLIIKGVVTPIGEIGAGMDAASVVNTGIVNGYQTMDVLAALCFSIIIVESARKKGYEGRKECSRAMMGACGISAVLLLFVYGGLTFLGATTIDVYPEVTDNAKLLSMIIQDLLGFGGMVLLGIIVGLACLTTSIGLTSATASYFETLFKGKVSYKTLVVVVTVFSFAVSNIGLNQIIAIASPILSLLYPVVIILVICSFFKDRLLRCYLPGAACLVAFVITCFDTLHSTFGMNFSFLEMLPLDSMGLGWVLPAVIGGLIGFFVPRKAKAAEEA encoded by the coding sequence TTGCATTTTTTTGCAGTTACATTGCTTTTGACGATTCGTCAGTCCAAGGTTATTGACATTATCGGAAAGATCTTAACGCCTCTGCTGGTGATTTCTCTGATCGTTTTGATTATAAAGGGAGTAGTTACGCCGATCGGTGAGATTGGGGCGGGTATGGACGCTGCTTCTGTAGTTAATACAGGTATTGTAAATGGTTATCAGACCATGGATGTGCTGGCGGCTTTGTGCTTCTCGATCATTATTGTAGAGAGTGCCCGGAAAAAAGGGTACGAGGGAAGAAAAGAGTGCAGCCGTGCTATGATGGGTGCCTGTGGAATTTCCGCGGTTCTCTTGCTGTTCGTATACGGCGGACTTACCTTCTTAGGTGCGACTACAATTGATGTCTATCCAGAAGTAACGGACAATGCGAAGCTGTTGTCAATGATCATCCAAGATCTTTTAGGTTTCGGCGGTATGGTTCTTCTGGGAATTATCGTGGGACTAGCATGTCTGACAACGTCAATTGGCTTGACATCCGCAACAGCCTCTTATTTTGAGACACTTTTCAAAGGAAAGGTAAGTTACAAAACCCTGGTAGTTGTTGTTACTGTATTCAGTTTTGCAGTTTCTAATATCGGTTTGAATCAGATTATCGCTATCGCAAGTCCGATTTTGAGTCTGTTGTATCCGGTAGTAATCATATTGGTTATCTGCTCGTTCTTTAAAGACAGACTGTTAAGGTGTTATCTTCCGGGCGCGGCGTGTCTGGTGGCGTTTGTTATCACCTGCTTTGACACTCTGCACAGCACTTTCGGAATGAACTTCTCATTCTTGGAAATGCTTCCACTAGATTCCATGGGGCTTGGCTGGGTTCTGCCAGCAGTGATCGGAGGGCTGATCGGATTCTTTGTTCCGAGAAAAGCAAAAGCTGCCGAAGAGGCTTAA
- a CDS encoding branched-chain amino acid transport system II carrier protein, translated as MTEQKQKQKGGIIVIGFALFAMFFGAGNLIFPPMLGYLGGTNWILGFIAFAGVDVGIAALAVYAMSRGDGTVAFVTNIIGDKLGVVINTAVVLCIGPFLAIPRTGTTTFEMAVQSINPDISRVAEVIFLFAFFCSYIAFDDSSVQGY; from the coding sequence GTGACAGAACAAAAACAGAAACAAAAAGGTGGTATAATAGTAATTGGGTTTGCGCTGTTTGCTATGTTTTTCGGTGCAGGAAATTTGATCTTTCCACCCATGCTTGGTTATCTGGGAGGAACAAACTGGATATTAGGATTTATTGCTTTTGCGGGAGTGGACGTAGGTATCGCCGCGCTGGCAGTATATGCAATGTCTAGGGGAGACGGAACCGTCGCTTTTGTGACGAATATCATCGGAGACAAATTAGGTGTAGTAATCAATACGGCAGTCGTTTTGTGTATTGGACCATTTCTGGCGATTCCTAGAACGGGAACGACGACGTTTGAGATGGCCGTACAGTCGATTAATCCAGACATCTCCAGAGTTGCAGAAGTAATTTTCTTATTTGCATTTTTTTGCAGTTACATTGCTTTTGACGATTCGTCAGTCCAAGGTTATTGA
- a CDS encoding 2-oxoacid:acceptor oxidoreductase family protein, translated as MKKEILIAGFGGQGVMSIGKSMVEAGATEGLEVSWVPSYGPEMRGGSANCYVVLSDERIGAPVFSEWEEFIAMNMVALNKFLPKLKEGGILFVNSDVVTKEVERDDITLYKIPCDSIAAELGNSKVANMVMLGAYAKATGNLKIETLEEMVRHMFSGRKAKLIQINLDALAKGVECID; from the coding sequence ATGAAAAAGGAAATTTTGATTGCCGGCTTCGGCGGCCAGGGTGTAATGTCTATTGGAAAATCCATGGTAGAAGCGGGAGCGACGGAAGGCTTGGAAGTATCCTGGGTTCCATCTTATGGTCCGGAAATGCGCGGCGGGTCTGCGAACTGCTATGTGGTTTTGTCTGATGAGAGAATTGGAGCTCCTGTATTCAGTGAGTGGGAAGAGTTTATCGCTATGAATATGGTGGCCTTAAATAAATTTTTACCAAAACTGAAGGAAGGAGGAATTCTATTTGTCAACAGTGATGTTGTGACAAAGGAAGTTGAGAGAGACGATATCACATTGTACAAAATTCCTTGTGACAGTATCGCGGCGGAATTGGGGAATTCCAAAGTAGCCAATATGGTTATGTTGGGAGCCTATGCAAAAGCTACTGGAAATCTTAAAATAGAAACCCTGGAAGAAATGGTACGCCATATGTTTTCAGGAAGAAAAGCGAAACTGATTCAGATCAATCTGGATGCCCTTGCAAAGGGAGTGGAGTGTATCGATTAA
- a CDS encoding thiamine pyrophosphate-dependent enzyme, giving the protein MKMIYTKTKGLQDTELHYCPGCSHGIVHKLIGEVMEELNIIDDTIAVCPVGCSVFAGNYFACDTIEAAHGRAPAVATGIKRTHPNQPVFTYQGDGDLASIGAAEIVHAAMRGEKFTTIFINNGIYGMTGGQMAPTTLIGQRATTAPQGRCKELHGEPMRVSEMLATLGGLVYAERVCVTDVPNINKAKKALKKAFTKQLNNEGFTFVEVLCACPTNWGMTTLAANEWVKTNMAEYYPLGVIKEVTA; this is encoded by the coding sequence ATGAAAATGATATATACCAAAACCAAAGGACTTCAGGATACTGAACTGCACTATTGCCCTGGCTGTAGTCATGGAATCGTACACAAATTAATCGGTGAAGTCATGGAAGAACTCAACATTATCGATGATACGATTGCGGTGTGTCCAGTTGGATGCTCTGTATTTGCCGGAAATTATTTTGCCTGTGATACCATCGAGGCTGCCCATGGCCGTGCGCCTGCTGTGGCGACAGGAATCAAAAGAACTCATCCGAATCAACCAGTATTCACCTATCAAGGTGATGGAGACTTGGCATCTATCGGAGCAGCAGAGATTGTTCATGCAGCGATGCGTGGAGAAAAGTTTACGACGATCTTCATCAATAATGGAATTTATGGTATGACCGGAGGACAGATGGCGCCTACGACTCTGATTGGTCAGAGAGCGACGACAGCTCCACAAGGACGTTGTAAGGAACTGCATGGAGAGCCTATGAGAGTGTCTGAGATGCTTGCTACTCTGGGTGGTCTGGTTTATGCGGAACGAGTTTGTGTCACAGATGTGCCGAATATCAATAAAGCAAAAAAAGCACTGAAAAAAGCGTTTACCAAACAGCTAAACAATGAAGGGTTTACGTTTGTGGAAGTTCTCTGTGCCTGTCCGACAAACTGGGGTATGACTACTTTGGCGGCAAATGAGTGGGTAAAGACGAATATGGCAGAGTACTATCCATTGGGAGTGATTAAGGAGGTAACTGCATGA
- the vorB gene encoding 3-methyl-2-oxobutanoate dehydrogenase subunit VorB, with product MSKELWKGNEAIAEAAIRAGCDGFFGYPITPQNEIPEYMSMRMPQVGKVFVQSESEVAAINMVYGAAASGMRAMTSSSSPGVSLKQEGISYIAGAELPAVIVNVMRGGPGLGSIQPSQSDYFQATRGGGNGDYRTIVLAPESIQEAVDLTQEAFELADLYRNPVVVLADGMIGQMMEPIEWHEIPKRDIPSKDTWAASGLHGREKNHFLTSLLIQAEDCEAHNRKLMKKYKEIEEKECRWECLYTDDAELILVAYGTPARIALTAIKEMRAEGMKVGLVRPITLWPFPSEVLEELASRDMVKGFLAVEMSEGQMVEDVRMAVNGRKPVRLYGRSGGSIPYLDDIVKAAKQVYAVMELF from the coding sequence ATGAGTAAAGAACTTTGGAAAGGAAATGAAGCAATAGCTGAGGCAGCGATTCGGGCAGGTTGTGATGGATTTTTCGGATATCCAATCACTCCTCAGAATGAGATTCCGGAATACATGTCTATGCGTATGCCTCAGGTGGGAAAAGTTTTTGTTCAATCTGAGTCAGAAGTGGCAGCAATTAACATGGTTTATGGAGCAGCAGCATCCGGAATGCGTGCAATGACCTCTTCTTCCTCGCCAGGAGTCAGCTTAAAGCAAGAGGGAATCAGCTACATAGCCGGCGCAGAGCTTCCGGCAGTGATTGTCAATGTAATGAGAGGCGGTCCTGGTTTAGGTTCTATACAGCCTTCACAGAGTGATTATTTCCAAGCTACAAGAGGTGGAGGAAATGGGGACTACCGTACGATTGTGTTGGCGCCAGAGAGTATCCAGGAAGCCGTAGATTTAACTCAGGAAGCATTTGAATTAGCAGATCTGTATCGGAATCCGGTTGTGGTTTTGGCAGACGGTATGATTGGCCAGATGATGGAACCGATTGAGTGGCATGAGATTCCTAAGAGGGATATTCCGTCAAAGGATACTTGGGCAGCCAGCGGACTGCATGGACGAGAGAAGAATCATTTCCTGACATCACTTTTGATCCAGGCAGAGGATTGTGAGGCTCATAACCGGAAATTGATGAAAAAATACAAAGAGATCGAAGAAAAAGAGTGCCGTTGGGAGTGTCTGTACACGGATGATGCGGAATTGATTTTGGTGGCTTATGGAACTCCGGCGAGAATTGCTTTGACTGCAATCAAAGAGATGAGAGCAGAGGGAATGAAAGTAGGTCTGGTAAGACCGATTACCCTGTGGCCGTTCCCGTCAGAAGTATTAGAGGAACTGGCATCTAGGGATATGGTGAAAGGTTTCCTGGCAGTAGAGATGAGTGAAGGTCAGATGGTGGAAGACGTGCGTATGGCAGTTAATGGAAGAAAGCCAGTCAGACTGTATGGAAGAAGCGGTGGAAGCATTCCTTATCTGGACGATATCGTAAAGGCAGCAAAACAGGTTTATGCAGTCATGGAATTGTTTTGA
- a CDS encoding indolepyruvate ferredoxin oxidoreductase subunit alpha: MAAVWMIDRERCKGCGLCTVACPKKLLELGHQEPNGKGYYPVEMTDMTACVACASCAKICPDSAISVGKE; this comes from the coding sequence ATGGCAGCGGTTTGGATGATTGATAGGGAACGGTGCAAAGGCTGTGGACTATGTACGGTGGCCTGTCCGAAGAAACTATTGGAACTGGGCCATCAGGAACCAAATGGCAAAGGATATTATCCGGTTGAGATGACAGATATGACGGCATGCGTCGCATGCGCAAGTTGTGCGAAAATCTGTCCAGATTCAGCCATCTCTGTTGGGAAAGAATAA
- the buk gene encoding butyrate kinase yields the protein MKEQNVLVLNLGSTSTKIAIYQGQNPLFVETLRHTAEELACDDPIGFREKKVMEILEEKGHPIEKVDAIAARGGLLRPIESGTYEINERMVEDLKSERYGSHASNGTGIIGYELGQKYNIPVYTVNPTSVDELDEIARVTGRPEVRRHVNWHALNQKAVAISYAESIGKKYEELNLIVAHIGGGTTIGAHAKGRTVEVNSALEGEGPFTVERAGRLPYSALANSFLNDTYDNMESFQKVMNGKSGAVAHLGTNSGIEIGKRIEAGDAKAALFYEAMAYQISRDIGAAVATLSGKVDAVLLTGGLAYDKRLTNWIKDRVDFVAPVVIYPGENEMEALAFGVLRVLEGQEKAKQY from the coding sequence GTGAAAGAACAGAACGTACTTGTGCTCAATCTTGGTTCTACTTCCACAAAGATTGCAATCTATCAGGGACAAAATCCCTTATTTGTGGAAACTCTCCGGCACACGGCGGAAGAGCTGGCCTGCGATGATCCGATTGGTTTCCGTGAGAAAAAGGTCATGGAAATCCTGGAAGAAAAGGGTCATCCTATTGAGAAGGTGGATGCGATTGCAGCAAGAGGAGGTCTTCTTCGTCCAATTGAGAGCGGAACTTATGAGATCAATGAGCGGATGGTGGAAGATCTGAAATCTGAAAGATATGGGTCCCATGCTTCCAATGGCACCGGTATTATCGGTTATGAGCTGGGACAGAAGTATAACATTCCGGTATACACCGTAAATCCCACCAGCGTAGACGAGCTGGACGAGATTGCGAGAGTTACCGGAAGACCGGAAGTGCGGCGTCATGTCAACTGGCACGCTCTGAATCAGAAAGCGGTGGCTATCAGCTACGCGGAGAGCATCGGGAAAAAATATGAAGAGTTGAATTTAATCGTAGCTCATATCGGTGGAGGAACTACCATAGGCGCCCATGCAAAAGGGCGTACCGTGGAGGTGAACAGTGCGTTGGAAGGCGAAGGACCGTTTACCGTAGAGCGCGCGGGAAGGCTTCCGTATTCTGCGTTAGCTAACAGTTTTTTAAATGATACCTACGATAATATGGAAAGTTTCCAGAAGGTCATGAATGGAAAATCTGGAGCGGTGGCTCATTTAGGAACCAACAGCGGAATTGAAATCGGTAAGCGTATTGAAGCCGGAGACGCAAAAGCGGCTTTGTTTTATGAAGCTATGGCTTATCAGATTAGCCGTGACATCGGCGCGGCAGTGGCAACTCTGTCCGGAAAGGTAGATGCCGTTTTGTTGACCGGCGGACTGGCTTACGATAAGAGACTGACAAACTGGATTAAAGACCGTGTGGACTTTGTAGCTCCTGTAGTGATATATCCAGGAGAAAACGAGATGGAAGCTCTTGCATTCGGTGTACTCAGAGTGCTGGAGGGACAGGAGAAAGCAAAGCAGTATTGA
- the ptb gene encoding phosphate butyryltransferase, with protein sequence MQKITSISEIVEAVKGQSKKTIAVAAAQDAEVLKAVHKAVDYGLANAILVGDSDKIQEILSEEGLSPQEFEIIHEPDKAEACKRAAMLVSEGKADILMKGIVDTSVILKAVLNKEYGLRKAAVLSHVAVFEVNGYDRLFLVTDAAMNIAPDVNAKKEIVQSAVSVAHSLGIEHPIAACICAVEKVNPKMQATLDAQELVEMNQKGEITGCTVAGPFALDNAVSVEAAKHKGIQDASAGMADILLVPQIEAGNVLYKSLVFFARAENAGIIIGAKAPVVVTSRADSEQAKLNSIALALLTASKEKKGE encoded by the coding sequence ATGCAGAAAATTACAAGTATTTCTGAGATTGTGGAGGCAGTCAAAGGACAGTCTAAGAAGACAATCGCAGTGGCCGCTGCACAGGACGCTGAGGTATTAAAAGCCGTTCACAAGGCCGTAGATTACGGATTAGCCAACGCAATCCTAGTGGGGGATTCGGATAAGATTCAGGAGATTTTATCGGAGGAAGGGTTGTCACCGCAGGAGTTTGAAATCATTCACGAACCGGACAAGGCCGAAGCCTGTAAAAGAGCAGCGATGCTGGTATCAGAGGGCAAGGCAGATATTTTGATGAAGGGGATCGTGGATACTTCCGTCATCTTAAAGGCAGTTTTAAATAAGGAGTATGGGCTTCGAAAAGCTGCAGTCTTATCCCATGTGGCAGTGTTTGAGGTAAACGGATATGACCGGCTGTTTCTGGTGACGGACGCGGCAATGAATATTGCACCGGATGTGAATGCCAAAAAGGAGATCGTTCAAAGCGCAGTATCTGTTGCCCATTCACTGGGGATCGAGCATCCGATAGCAGCTTGTATCTGTGCAGTGGAGAAGGTAAATCCTAAGATGCAGGCAACTTTGGATGCACAGGAGCTGGTGGAGATGAATCAAAAAGGAGAGATCACCGGCTGTACCGTAGCAGGCCCGTTTGCTCTGGACAATGCGGTTTCCGTTGAGGCTGCCAAACACAAAGGAATTCAAGATGCATCTGCGGGAATGGCGGACATCCTGTTGGTTCCGCAGATTGAAGCGGGAAATGTTCTTTACAAATCCTTGGTCTTTTTTGCAAGAGCGGAAAACGCAGGCATCATTATCGGGGCAAAAGCTCCAGTGGTTGTGACTTCACGGGCAGATTCAGAGCAGGCGAAATTAAATTCTATTGCGCTTGCATTGTTGACGGCCTCAAAAGAGAAGAAAGGAGAATAA
- a CDS encoding FadR/GntR family transcriptional regulator, whose protein sequence is MELQDKKKTLSQQVSDGLYNLIVIERQYKPGDKLPNEMEISAMFGVSRITVRDAIKTLVSQGILNVYRGKGTYVAENLNIYSEKDLSNLNRIRLQLDDLFEARLAFEPVVTALTCQRATDSEIEHILFRGAQVQEAILAGTYNGKVERKFHKSIALASHNEFFNVVTPIISNSIETLLSVTKINKTLTDIPLNDHAIIMQYIKKRDSESARCAMELHIRNVFDELLNRTNG, encoded by the coding sequence ATGGAACTGCAAGATAAGAAAAAGACTCTGTCCCAGCAAGTTTCCGACGGACTTTATAACCTGATTGTCATAGAACGACAGTATAAACCAGGTGATAAACTCCCTAATGAAATGGAAATCTCCGCTATGTTCGGCGTCAGCCGTATCACAGTAAGAGATGCTATCAAGACATTGGTCAGTCAAGGAATTCTAAATGTTTACAGAGGAAAAGGTACTTACGTCGCAGAGAATTTAAATATATACTCTGAAAAAGACCTAAGTAATCTAAACCGGATACGACTTCAATTGGATGATTTGTTTGAGGCACGTCTGGCTTTTGAGCCGGTTGTTACCGCTTTGACCTGCCAGAGAGCCACAGATTCAGAAATCGAACACATCCTTTTCCGTGGCGCACAAGTTCAAGAGGCAATACTTGCCGGTACATACAACGGTAAAGTAGAGCGGAAATTCCACAAATCTATTGCACTTGCCAGTCACAATGAATTTTTCAATGTCGTCACTCCCATCATCAGTAATTCTATTGAAACACTCCTCTCTGTAACAAAAATTAACAAGACTTTGACAGACATTCCTCTAAATGACCATGCAATCATCATGCAATACATTAAAAAACGCGACTCTGAGAGTGCAAGATGTGCAATGGAACTGCATATACGAAATGTCTTCGACGAATTGTTGAATCGAACAAATGGTTAG
- a CDS encoding D-alanyl-D-alanine carboxypeptidase family protein encodes MERFYRRWIGLFLSINLLLSWTCCPVRAAEELQPSSLHAASAVLMDGSNGRVLYEKDGKTVRANASTTKVLTCILALELGDGDDVVTVSAKAAAQPDVQLNIVEGETYYLEDLLYSLMLKSHNDSAVAIAEHLGGSVEGFAKMMNDKAKEIGCTDTHFVTPNGLDASDTGGKHGTTATDLALIMRYAISNPAFLTIAQTREYSFSDISGKRQFVVTNANAFLDMMDGVIAGKTGFTADAGYCYVCAWQRDGRTFIVALLACGWPGNKSYKWQDARTLLDYGMENYQLAAYWKEPSLHVITVKDGIPKSGQLYDTARVNVICECPQKDKDQRILLKKGEKIKMHCETPSMLRAPVKKGQQVGTVSFYLDGEKLQEYPVKLAASVQRINFAWCMDQVFHRFFH; translated from the coding sequence ATGGAGAGATTTTATCGACGATGGATTGGATTGTTTTTGAGTATAAATCTATTATTGTCTTGGACTTGTTGTCCGGTAAGAGCTGCGGAGGAATTGCAGCCAAGCTCGCTGCACGCGGCATCAGCTGTCTTGATGGATGGCTCGAATGGTAGAGTTCTTTATGAGAAAGATGGTAAGACTGTCCGTGCCAATGCCAGTACGACAAAAGTACTGACCTGTATTTTGGCGCTAGAGCTAGGAGACGGTGATGATGTGGTGACTGTCTCAGCGAAAGCAGCAGCTCAACCGGATGTGCAGCTGAACATCGTGGAGGGGGAGACTTACTATCTGGAAGATCTGCTGTATTCACTGATGCTTAAGAGTCACAACGACTCAGCCGTGGCAATAGCAGAACACCTCGGTGGGTCCGTGGAAGGCTTCGCCAAGATGATGAACGACAAGGCAAAAGAGATTGGCTGTACGGATACTCATTTTGTGACGCCGAATGGGCTAGATGCCAGCGATACAGGAGGAAAACATGGGACGACAGCCACAGATCTTGCGCTTATCATGCGTTATGCGATCTCTAATCCTGCTTTCCTGACAATTGCGCAGACACGTGAGTACAGTTTTTCAGACATCAGCGGCAAACGGCAGTTTGTGGTGACCAATGCCAATGCCTTTTTGGACATGATGGATGGAGTCATTGCCGGAAAGACAGGGTTTACGGCGGATGCAGGATACTGTTATGTCTGCGCATGGCAGAGAGATGGCCGTACTTTTATCGTGGCACTACTGGCTTGTGGATGGCCGGGGAACAAGAGCTATAAATGGCAGGATGCACGCACTCTTTTGGACTATGGGATGGAAAACTATCAATTGGCGGCTTATTGGAAAGAACCGTCCTTGCATGTGATTACAGTGAAGGATGGAATTCCTAAGAGTGGGCAACTCTATGACACGGCTCGGGTAAATGTAATCTGTGAATGTCCACAAAAAGATAAAGATCAGAGAATTTTGCTAAAAAAAGGTGAAAAGATCAAAATGCACTGCGAGACACCCTCGATGCTGAGAGCGCCTGTGAAAAAAGGCCAGCAGGTGGGAACAGTCAGTTTTTATCTGGACGGTGAGAAATTGCAAGAATATCCGGTAAAACTTGCGGCTTCTGTTCAGAGAATAAATTTTGCCTGGTGTATGGACCAGGTGTTTCACCGTTTTTTTCATTAA